The following are encoded in a window of Nitrospirota bacterium genomic DNA:
- the fliS gene encoding flagellar export chaperone FliS, whose protein sequence is MNPYLKYQEINVKTADQGKLILMMYDGAIIFLQQAKELNREKDFIGKSEKITKAQDILFELIAALNMDAGSIATNLKSLYMYMIKRLFDANIKKDTRGLDESLKIMNELRGAWDKIISKPEHKNNTDSKNNLIQQAQPVQI, encoded by the coding sequence ATGAATCCATATCTAAAATATCAGGAAATAAATGTTAAAACGGCTGATCAGGGGAAATTAATATTGATGATGTATGATGGCGCTATCATATTTCTCCAGCAGGCAAAGGAGTTGAACAGGGAAAAGGATTTTATCGGTAAGTCAGAGAAGATTACAAAGGCACAGGATATACTTTTTGAGCTTATCGCTGCCTTAAATATGGATGCCGGTTCAATTGCAACTAATCTAAAAAGTCTTTATATGTACATGATTAAGAGATTATTTGATGCAAATATTAAAAAGGACACGCGTGGATTAGATGAGTCTTTGAAGATCATGAATGAATTGAGAGGGGCATGGGATAAGATAATTTCAAAACCTGAACATAAAAATAACACGGACAGTAAAAACAACCTTATACAGCAGGCTCAGCCGGTACAAATATAA
- a CDS encoding flagellar protein FlaG, with protein MVDPINTSASLYKPIVDTGNNNSPSKNYESALSNSTTKIDTENDKENKTLNKGDIEKVADQINSKIESTNKSLKFFVHEATGQIAVKVINKDTNEVIKEIPAKELLDLQAKIEDMVGMLIDKEI; from the coding sequence ATGGTAGACCCAATAAATACATCTGCTTCTTTATATAAGCCCATAGTTGATACCGGCAATAATAATTCACCTTCTAAAAATTATGAATCAGCTTTATCCAATTCAACTACGAAAATTGACACAGAAAATGATAAAGAAAATAAAACGCTGAATAAAGGGGATATTGAAAAGGTTGCGGATCAAATAAATAGTAAAATTGAGTCAACAAATAAAAGTTTAAAGTTTTTTGTTCATGAAGCTACCGGCCAGATTGCTGTAAAGGTTATTAATAAGGATACCAATGAGGTTATCAAAGAGATCCCTGCAAAGGAGTTGCTGGACTTACAGGCAAAGATTGAAGATATGGTCGGGATGCTTATTGACAAAGAGATCTAA
- a CDS encoding tetratricopeptide repeat protein: MIVKNEEEVIGRALSSVQQIADEIIVVDTGSTDRTVEEANRFNARVFPFNWNDDFSEAKNFSISKASGDWILVLDADEAIAGRDLSKISELIKTQKYAGYTFILRNYSEKSNIIGWLPNPMDYEESMSISGFHPFPLVRLFRNGLGIRYKGRIHETLEDSMKDKGLQFQDSHIPIHHYGFMRGEDQFKNKLQRYALLEEKRAREYPGNTEYLLRASRLNIEAGLLEKAEQLLNELLDSKPGFGDAYHELALLSEEKSDDLKSEKFYLKALRLNSDNAMFQYNFANFLVKRGRADEALKFLLNVIRIKPAHFNAHYMLGEIFFKNGDINNSLLHFREVIRVYPNHSIARHNLGVAYYLLGKKKEASEEFMEAVRINPQYSMPRFYLGLIYAETGKREDAKREIGLSVKYDPGNEEARRILEML; encoded by the coding sequence ATGATTGTTAAAAACGAAGAGGAGGTTATCGGCAGGGCATTATCCAGCGTACAGCAAATAGCAGATGAGATTATTGTTGTTGATACAGGCTCTACCGACAGGACGGTTGAGGAAGCAAATAGATTCAATGCAAGAGTATTCCCCTTCAACTGGAATGATGATTTCAGTGAGGCAAAGAATTTTTCAATCTCAAAGGCATCAGGTGACTGGATACTTGTACTTGATGCTGATGAAGCCATCGCAGGCAGGGACCTTTCAAAGATAAGTGAATTAATAAAAACCCAAAAATATGCAGGATATACTTTTATTCTGCGAAATTATAGTGAAAAATCAAATATAATCGGATGGCTGCCTAATCCAATGGATTATGAAGAAAGTATGAGCATTTCAGGGTTCCATCCTTTCCCGCTTGTCAGGCTTTTCAGGAATGGTCTTGGGATAAGATATAAAGGCAGGATTCATGAGACGCTTGAAGACAGCATGAAGGATAAAGGATTACAGTTTCAGGATTCTCATATACCGATTCATCATTATGGATTTATGAGGGGTGAAGATCAATTCAAGAATAAATTACAGCGTTATGCGTTATTAGAGGAGAAACGTGCAAGGGAATATCCCGGAAATACGGAATATTTATTAAGGGCTTCACGCCTGAATATAGAAGCAGGCTTACTTGAAAAGGCAGAACAATTGCTGAATGAGTTATTAGATTCCAAACCGGGTTTTGGTGATGCTTATCATGAGCTTGCTTTACTATCAGAAGAGAAATCAGATGACCTGAAGTCTGAAAAATTCTATTTAAAGGCATTGAGGTTAAATAGCGATAATGCGATGTTTCAATATAATTTTGCTAATTTTCTGGTAAAGAGGGGGCGTGCCGATGAGGCATTAAAATTCCTGCTGAATGTCATCAGGATAAAACCAGCGCATTTCAATGCCCACTATATGCTGGGAGAAATATTCTTTAAAAACGGTGATATTAACAATTCTTTGCTTCATTTCAGAGAAGTTATACGCGTTTACCCTAATCATTCTATTGCAAGGCATAATCTTGGTGTGGCCTATTATTTACTCGGTAAAAAGAAAGAGGCATCAGAGGAGTTTATGGAAGCAGTCAGAATAAATCCTCAGTACAGCATGCCGAGATTTTATCTTGGTCTGATATACGCTGAAACAGGGAAAAGAGAGGATGCAAAAAGAGAGATAGGACTATCCGTCAAATATGACCCCGGAAATGAAGAGGCAAGACGTATTTTAGAAATGTTATGA
- a CDS encoding tetratricopeptide repeat protein, which translates to MKKEKLKITVIDHEKGYIGPSCVRGLQAIGHTVQLMKLKGEEGSNVFDLFDPLALLKEIIPFGPDLILDINGKTCDRDGILLSAYRILNIHVFIWFVDNPLIVLNYGQYNHSDLFTKLVYDKHQCEEMKKLGMTETYHLPLGADDNYFKPLTLDTADIAKYKTDISFVGYSYADKCALLRNVLRNRWVDMPKEMNDVIRLASENLKKGTKKSTPEIYQSALDYFRLNPIYPQEDIPWVINIIIEHESGRDYRAELIRPLLKYGIRIYGNKSWLMVLDKCSLHPAVDYFEDLPKVYNASLINLNISRTQLVTAVNQRVFDVPACMSFLLTDFKEELEEYFLIGKEIICYRDKEELNRLTGYYLSNPAQMRKIAEAGYQRVLCEHTYTDRMERLINIYENMPDNNYEPEEKGEAYEKANLFIGQAYLKLSNKEKAGIHFKKALIPGSKNYICRLNTVGVSFLQNKEYESSIPIFMEASALDKDESSFLLNLGLAYKKTGKYADAEYYYKKALEKDPSNTLIKKSLNDLYPKIPPQPPLEQRGGFALTFMNDLFMTVNKSIKEGEVTHGISLCMIVKNEEANLAQCIKSVHRIVSEVIVVDTGSEDRTIEIAREYGAQVYNFKWNDNFSDARNMSLDLATKDWILILDADEIIAERDIESLRLLCESKEYDAFSFLTRNYINDSRGAVWIQNDNSYKEGSGNSGWFPSRKVRLFRNDRRIRFSGVIHELVEDSVRNLKLIIGETAIPVHHYGAGKSGLSLREKRIKYINYCRMKIEEEPENPKAYYEYGIECCEYGLAAEAVEAFKKVLDINPDFPFVHGYLGASLITLGFHREAIVYLNQGINKEPDNPGLYNNIASAYYEIGDYDKAIIYYKKAIDLKPDYASCYKNIGLSYLKLDDKSHAVESLEKALLLNQHLDDVSMLLNELKKVNLKKPKLSLCMIVRNEEAVLKECLESVANIVDEIIVVDTGSIDDTLKIASSYGAKILQTEWKDDFSGPRNISIKNASGDYILWLDADEKISQESKDMILKLKETLPETRNSSNSYNGKAEAYSIIITSKRNNQINELNHEEESFRSLRIFPNIPGIEFKGKVHEDVSGSLKQTGIKVTPLDINVEHYGYRNDDEIRMKVKRNIPLLMEELALTPDDPLKLFYLANSFYCIGDIVQAIYYMDKARIQKGSAVRNMDWYPFAYVKLAQFYRESDKQDDAVKIYEELIALFPEFATGYFFLGEALFFQRRYSEALKQMEVHQNLNIEISSYPLPIKKMDYLKYYYSGCCLMEAGEYYEAAEYFSKALNIDPNALTLHISLSRLFALTRDLQSCVEACNKVLKYTEMNIDIEINSTKELSKIFDSIGESFEARSLLHEAMESYKTSLVLLADTY; encoded by the coding sequence ATGAAAAAAGAAAAATTAAAAATTACTGTAATTGACCATGAAAAAGGTTATATCGGCCCAAGCTGTGTACGGGGGCTCCAGGCAATCGGACATACCGTACAACTAATGAAATTGAAGGGCGAGGAGGGTTCTAATGTCTTCGACCTATTCGATCCGTTAGCCCTGCTCAAAGAGATAATCCCTTTTGGTCCTGACCTTATTCTGGATATAAATGGAAAAACCTGTGACAGGGATGGGATATTATTATCAGCCTATAGGATACTGAATATTCATGTATTCATCTGGTTCGTAGATAATCCGCTCATAGTGCTTAATTATGGGCAATATAATCACTCAGATTTATTTACAAAACTTGTATATGATAAACATCAGTGCGAGGAGATGAAGAAACTGGGCATGACTGAAACCTACCACCTTCCTCTTGGTGCAGATGATAATTATTTCAAGCCGCTGACTCTTGATACTGCTGATATCGCGAAATACAAAACAGATATAAGCTTTGTGGGTTATAGTTATGCCGACAAGTGTGCATTATTAAGAAATGTACTTAGAAACAGATGGGTTGACATGCCGAAAGAGATGAATGATGTAATAAGGCTTGCCTCAGAAAACCTTAAAAAAGGTACTAAGAAAAGTACTCCTGAAATATATCAGTCAGCATTAGATTACTTTAGATTAAATCCAATATATCCGCAGGAGGATATTCCATGGGTTATCAATATAATTATTGAGCATGAATCAGGCAGGGATTACAGAGCAGAATTGATACGGCCTCTTCTAAAATATGGTATCAGGATATATGGAAACAAGAGCTGGCTAATGGTTTTAGATAAATGCAGCCTTCATCCGGCGGTAGATTATTTTGAAGACCTTCCTAAGGTATACAATGCCTCATTGATAAACCTTAACATTTCAAGGACACAGCTTGTTACAGCAGTTAATCAAAGGGTATTTGATGTCCCTGCATGCATGTCCTTTCTATTGACGGATTTCAAAGAGGAATTGGAAGAGTACTTTTTAATAGGAAAAGAGATAATATGTTACAGGGATAAAGAGGAATTAAACAGACTTACCGGTTATTACCTGAGTAATCCTGCTCAGATGAGAAAGATTGCAGAGGCCGGTTATCAGAGGGTTCTATGCGAACATACATATACCGACAGAATGGAAAGGCTTATTAATATTTATGAAAACATGCCTGATAATAATTATGAACCGGAGGAGAAGGGGGAGGCTTATGAAAAGGCAAATCTTTTTATAGGACAGGCTTATCTAAAGTTATCAAATAAAGAGAAGGCTGGTATACATTTTAAAAAGGCTTTAATCCCGGGGTCAAAGAATTATATCTGCCGGCTGAATACAGTCGGAGTATCGTTTCTACAGAATAAGGAATACGAGAGTAGTATCCCAATATTCATGGAGGCATCTGCACTCGACAAGGATGAATCATCCTTCCTCTTAAATCTTGGATTAGCGTATAAGAAAACAGGTAAATATGCAGATGCAGAATATTATTATAAAAAGGCATTGGAGAAAGATCCTTCCAATACATTAATTAAAAAAAGTCTTAACGATCTTTATCCGAAAATACCCCCCCAGCCCCCCCTTGAACAAAGGGGGGGATTTGCTTTGACCTTTATGAACGATCTTTTTATGACAGTTAATAAGAGTATAAAAGAAGGAGAAGTTACGCATGGCATTTCTCTTTGCATGATAGTTAAAAATGAAGAAGCAAATCTGGCACAATGCATCAAGTCTGTGCATCGCATAGTAAGCGAAGTGATAGTTGTTGATACCGGTTCAGAAGACAGGACTATTGAGATTGCACGCGAATATGGGGCACAAGTCTACAACTTTAAATGGAATGATAATTTCAGTGATGCAAGGAATATGTCTCTTGACCTTGCAACAAAGGATTGGATACTAATATTGGATGCGGATGAGATAATTGCAGAGAGAGATATTGAATCATTGAGATTGCTGTGTGAAAGTAAGGAATATGATGCTTTTAGTTTCTTAACAAGAAATTATATAAATGATTCAAGGGGGGCAGTCTGGATACAAAATGACAACTCATATAAAGAGGGCAGCGGCAATTCAGGATGGTTCCCGTCCCGTAAGGTAAGGTTGTTCAGGAATGACCGCAGAATAAGATTCAGCGGGGTTATTCATGAATTGGTAGAAGATTCTGTAAGAAATCTGAAACTCATAATTGGAGAGACTGCCATACCGGTTCATCATTATGGTGCAGGAAAATCAGGATTATCTTTAAGAGAGAAAAGGATTAAGTATATAAATTACTGTAGGATGAAGATTGAAGAAGAACCGGAAAATCCAAAGGCATATTATGAATATGGGATAGAGTGCTGTGAATATGGATTAGCGGCTGAGGCTGTTGAGGCATTTAAAAAAGTATTGGACATAAATCCTGACTTCCCCTTTGTTCATGGGTATCTTGGGGCAAGTCTGATAACACTTGGATTTCACAGGGAAGCTATAGTTTATTTAAATCAAGGTATCAACAAAGAACCTGATAACCCCGGGTTATATAATAACATTGCCTCTGCTTATTATGAGATTGGAGATTATGATAAGGCCATTATTTATTATAAGAAGGCAATTGATCTAAAACCTGATTATGCGTCATGTTATAAAAATATAGGATTATCTTACCTTAAATTAGACGACAAAAGTCATGCTGTTGAGTCATTGGAGAAGGCGTTGCTGCTGAATCAGCATTTAGATGATGTCTCAATGTTATTGAATGAATTAAAAAAGGTAAATTTAAAGAAACCAAAATTATCACTTTGTATGATAGTCAGAAATGAAGAGGCTGTGTTGAAAGAATGTCTTGAATCAGTCGCAAATATTGTTGATGAGATTATAGTCGTTGATACCGGTTCTATAGATGATACTCTGAAGATAGCATCTTCTTATGGGGCAAAAATACTACAGACTGAATGGAAAGATGATTTCTCAGGCCCTCGAAATATATCAATCAAAAATGCCTCCGGTGATTATATATTATGGCTTGATGCAGATGAAAAAATATCCCAGGAATCAAAAGATATGATTCTGAAGTTAAAGGAAACCCTGCCCGAAACACGTAACAGTTCTAATAGCTATAACGGCAAAGCAGAGGCGTATTCTATCATTATAACAAGCAAACGGAATAATCAAATAAACGAGCTTAATCATGAGGAAGAAAGTTTCCGGAGTCTCAGGATATTCCCGAATATCCCGGGTATTGAATTTAAAGGAAAAGTCCATGAGGATGTGTCTGGTTCGCTAAAACAAACCGGTATTAAAGTGACGCCTCTTGATATTAATGTTGAACATTATGGTTACAGGAATGATGATGAAATCAGGATGAAGGTTAAGAGGAATATACCACTGCTGATGGAAGAGCTTGCATTAACTCCGGATGACCCTTTAAAACTATTTTATCTGGCGAATAGTTTCTATTGCATTGGAGATATTGTTCAGGCTATATATTATATGGATAAAGCAAGAATTCAGAAGGGATCAGCAGTAAGGAACATGGATTGGTATCCGTTTGCTTATGTTAAGCTGGCCCAATTTTACAGGGAATCGGATAAACAAGATGATGCCGTAAAAATATACGAGGAGTTGATTGCCCTTTTCCCTGAATTTGCTACCGGATATTTTTTCTTGGGAGAGGCATTGTTCTTTCAAAGAAGATACAGCGAAGCATTGAAGCAAATGGAAGTTCATCAAAATCTAAATATAGAGATCAGCTCATATCCGTTACCAATAAAGAAAATGGATTACCTGAAATATTATTATTCCGGCTGTTGTTTAATGGAAGCCGGGGAATATTATGAAGCCGCAGAATATTTTTCTAAGGCATTGAATATTGACCCGAATGCTTTAACATTGCACATTTCTTTATCAAGACTATTTGCACTTACAAGAGATTTACAATCTTGTGTTGAGGCATGTAACAAGGTATTAAAATATACTGAAATGAATATTGATATTGAAATAAATTCAACAAAAGAACTTTCAAAAATCTTTGACTCCATCGGCGAATCATTTGAGGCTAGGTCTTTATTGCATGAGGCTATGGAGTCTTATAAGACTTCACTGGTATTGCTTGCAGATACCTATTAA
- a CDS encoding flagellin, which produces MSLRINNNIAAFNAHRSLGGSDDMLSKSLEKLSSGYKINRAGDDAAGLGISESLRANIRSFKKASDNTSQAMAILQVAEGGANEVGNILQRLKELATQASSANLTSTDRTKLNDEATQLEQEIDRIANSTKYGSNTLINGNFGATASIGSQNLVTAGIASAAKIDVSGVVDTSATYTITDAGDNTIALWNGSITQTITLSGTGAQTLDFKSLGVKITLDSNYSVSNELNAAYFTVVAGTQDFQVGASSSSDDRISLAIGNLKTSSLKDGATFDVTLTSAASAQSALSDIDTAISYVTTKRGDIGAKQNRLQFAASNLAATIENTIAADSIIRDADMAFEMTSFTKNQVLMQAGNAMLAQANMTPQMVLKLLG; this is translated from the coding sequence ATGTCACTCAGGATTAACAACAACATAGCCGCTTTCAATGCCCACCGTTCATTAGGCGGATCGGATGATATGCTTTCAAAGTCTTTGGAAAAATTATCATCAGGTTACAAAATCAACAGAGCAGGTGATGATGCAGCAGGTCTTGGAATTTCCGAATCATTAAGAGCAAACATACGTTCATTCAAGAAGGCAAGCGATAATACATCTCAAGCCATGGCCATTTTACAGGTGGCTGAAGGCGGTGCAAATGAAGTCGGAAATATTTTACAGCGGCTCAAAGAGCTTGCAACACAGGCATCTTCTGCTAACCTGACATCTACAGACAGGACTAAGCTGAATGATGAAGCTACACAGCTTGAACAGGAAATAGATCGTATTGCCAATTCTACAAAGTACGGTTCAAATACCCTTATTAACGGCAACTTCGGTGCTACTGCAAGCATAGGCAGCCAGAATTTAGTCACCGCCGGTATTGCCAGTGCTGCAAAGATAGATGTTTCAGGGGTAGTAGATACATCTGCCACATATACAATTACAGATGCTGGAGATAATACAATAGCTCTCTGGAATGGCTCTATAACCCAGACGATCACATTGTCAGGGACAGGGGCACAGACTTTGGACTTCAAATCACTTGGAGTTAAGATAACCCTTGACAGCAATTATAGTGTAAGTAATGAGTTGAATGCTGCTTATTTTACCGTAGTTGCCGGAACTCAGGATTTCCAGGTTGGAGCATCAAGCAGCTCCGATGACAGAATATCTCTGGCAATAGGTAATCTTAAGACATCTAGTTTAAAAGACGGCGCTACATTCGATGTGACCCTTACGTCAGCAGCATCTGCCCAGAGTGCGCTGAGTGATATTGATACTGCAATATCTTATGTGACAACAAAACGCGGTGATATAGGTGCTAAACAGAACAGGCTGCAGTTTGCAGCAAGTAATCTGGCGGCCACCATAGAAAATACTATTGCAGCAGATTCCATTATCAGGGATGCGGATATGGCTTTTGAAATGACTTCATTTACAAAGAACCAGGTGCTTATGCAGGCAGGTAATGCGATGCTTGCCCAGGCAAACATGACTCCGCAAATGGTTCTTAAGCTATTAGGATAA
- the fliD gene encoding flagellar filament capping protein FliD, with protein sequence MDSTSAISGLASGIDWKKIIDQLIELDRKKVKVIDDNQFKYKNKLDAWKSLAGKLQTLKTSATSLKEAGTFNTFTSGLTSSTSTSAANYLNVSVGSKANSGVYNIVVSALAKAQKTSSTTFTSKTTALGYSGEFLINGKDVKFETTDTLVNLRDKINNKNTGSTPSNVTANILSVSSTDNRLVLTSDKMGADGFSILDASSTDVIQSLGFTNTTTSIKTSVSPTGAKSDKFSSSSTAVGTLYGLTSSPSGTVTIGDKTVSINLGTQSLTDIKTAIDAQAPTGVTTTIESATTDGVTTYRLKISGTNTFTDSNNVLEALGILKGGLANSITAGQDAGITVDGITMARTTNTITDAIEGVTLNLVNSEATTTLTLTVSRNIDAVKKTISNYTNSYNEIIKLANEQFTYDTEKKTAGVLSGDVTLTSVQSDVRSVVAGEILGLSSTMKMLSNAGISIDSKGLISIDDTKLTEELQSDFNAVKRLFIYEGTATNSKVEYISHTKNTKAGTYEVYLTTAASQGTVTGSGFSGTYTDDATADTIKITDKYTGRIASVSLNNGDSTSTIVNAINSELATEYTQVLTGSVSNSKTTAAGGGYISATTKWSEINTGGDANNITDGSTIAYSGTKRGGASFSGSYTITSATTKTVGEFLSELETEFGNNVTAAIDSNGKISITDNTAGDSKTSLTLTENAGSLDFGTVSVSTTGRNTLDVIASSSGNNLVITNNQYGSTNGFTISYVGGGTNNTSQLGITAQEYTGTNVAGTINGETATGSGQDLIGNSGNTNTDGLSLKISYSSSVPASLGTLKLTLGVAEQMEKKLNTMLDTVDGYVTYRQTGLQSSIENFQKQMDTMDERLTREREKLTNQFLAMEKAISKVQNMSNWLTKQLSHM encoded by the coding sequence ATGGATTCAACAAGTGCAATCAGCGGTTTGGCATCAGGTATTGACTGGAAAAAGATTATTGACCAGTTGATAGAGCTTGATAGAAAAAAGGTTAAGGTTATTGATGATAATCAGTTTAAGTATAAAAATAAACTGGATGCATGGAAAAGTTTAGCAGGAAAACTTCAAACATTAAAGACCTCAGCTACTTCTTTAAAAGAGGCCGGTACATTTAATACATTTACATCCGGTCTAACCTCATCCACTTCTACAAGTGCGGCTAACTATCTTAATGTCTCTGTAGGTTCCAAGGCAAATTCTGGTGTCTATAATATTGTTGTTTCAGCACTGGCCAAGGCACAGAAGACCTCGTCAACTACCTTCACAAGTAAAACAACGGCACTTGGTTATTCAGGTGAATTTCTCATCAACGGCAAGGATGTAAAATTTGAAACCACTGATACCTTAGTAAATCTAAGGGATAAGATAAATAACAAAAATACCGGATCAACTCCTTCCAATGTAACCGCTAATATACTTTCTGTTTCGAGTACAGACAACCGTCTGGTGCTGACAAGTGATAAAATGGGTGCTGACGGATTCAGTATCTTGGATGCAAGCAGTACAGATGTAATACAAAGCCTTGGTTTTACAAATACCACAACATCAATCAAGACCAGTGTTTCTCCGACCGGTGCAAAGTCTGATAAGTTCTCAAGCAGCAGTACGGCGGTTGGAACATTATATGGTCTGACCTCTTCGCCAAGCGGTACTGTAACCATTGGTGATAAAACTGTCAGCATTAATCTTGGAACACAATCTCTGACAGATATAAAAACGGCCATTGATGCACAGGCGCCGACCGGTGTCACTACTACGATTGAATCTGCAACAACAGATGGTGTAACTACATACCGGCTAAAGATAAGCGGGACAAACACATTTACAGACAGCAATAATGTCCTTGAGGCACTTGGAATTCTAAAAGGCGGACTGGCCAATTCGATTACAGCCGGTCAGGATGCCGGTATCACTGTTGATGGCATTACAATGGCAAGGACAACAAATACAATTACTGATGCAATAGAAGGGGTCACCTTAAACCTTGTCAACAGTGAAGCTACAACTACATTGACCTTAACCGTGTCCAGAAATATAGATGCAGTTAAAAAAACTATCAGCAATTATACAAACAGTTATAACGAAATCATTAAACTAGCTAATGAACAATTTACTTATGATACGGAAAAGAAGACAGCAGGAGTACTCTCAGGAGATGTTACCCTTACCTCTGTACAATCGGATGTAAGGAGTGTTGTTGCCGGTGAGATACTCGGTCTTTCTTCGACTATGAAGATGCTCTCCAATGCAGGCATTTCCATTGACAGCAAGGGTCTGATAAGTATAGATGATACTAAGCTGACAGAAGAGCTTCAGTCCGATTTTAACGCAGTTAAAAGGCTATTCATATATGAAGGCACTGCTACCAACAGTAAAGTAGAATATATTTCTCATACTAAGAATACTAAGGCAGGTACTTATGAGGTATATCTTACTACTGCCGCATCTCAGGGTACTGTTACAGGGAGCGGATTCAGCGGTACTTATACAGATGATGCAACTGCGGATACAATCAAAATAACAGATAAGTATACAGGAAGGATTGCATCGGTTTCATTAAATAATGGAGATTCAACAAGCACAATTGTTAATGCCATTAATTCCGAGCTTGCAACAGAGTATACACAGGTACTGACCGGATCTGTCTCTAATTCAAAGACAACTGCTGCTGGCGGCGGATATATTTCAGCTACTACGAAATGGTCGGAGATAAATACCGGCGGCGATGCGAATAATATTACTGATGGGAGTACGATTGCATATTCCGGTACAAAACGAGGCGGTGCAAGTTTCAGCGGGAGTTATACAATTACAAGTGCGACGACCAAAACGGTTGGAGAGTTTTTATCGGAACTTGAGACAGAATTCGGGAATAATGTAACTGCTGCAATTGATTCTAATGGAAAGATATCTATTACAGATAACACTGCCGGAGACAGTAAGACAAGTCTGACGTTGACGGAGAATGCAGGCTCTCTTGATTTTGGGACAGTTAGTGTTTCAACAACCGGACGAAATACATTAGATGTAATAGCATCAAGCAGTGGAAATAATCTTGTTATTACAAACAACCAGTATGGCAGCACTAATGGTTTTACAATAAGTTATGTCGGAGGGGGAACGAACAATACCTCTCAATTGGGTATAACAGCACAGGAATATACCGGGACTAATGTTGCCGGTACTATCAATGGTGAGACAGCAACAGGCAGCGGGCAGGATTTGATAGGGAACAGCGGAAATACCAACACTGACGGGCTTAGTTTAAAAATAAGTTATAGCAGCTCTGTTCCTGCAAGCCTCGGCACATTAAAGCTTACGCTTGGTGTGGCTGAACAGATGGAGAAGAAGCTGAATACAATGCTTGATACTGTTGATGGTTATGTCACTTACAGGCAGACAGGATTGCAGAGTTCTATTGAAAACTTTCAGAAACAGATGGATACAATGGATGAAAGACTTACAAGGGAAAGGGAAAAACTCACAAACCAATTTCTCGCAATGGAGAAGGCTATCAGCAAAGTACAGAATATGAGTAACTGGCTTACTAAACAGTTGAGTCACATGTAA